A genome region from Leifsonia sp. Root112D2 includes the following:
- a CDS encoding HipA N-terminal domain-containing protein, producing MTQHEVRYDALEVHVDLEEATVLAGRAQFHRTRGRLTATTFQYDRSYLAHPAAYEIDPALRLVSGTQHTPGLPGGFADSAPDRWGRNLIKKRERGLARQESRRARELDDVDFLTGVGDITRQGALRFRADADPAAVFLDPDHAVPRLIHLPELLHAADTAQPEIPAMAATKQ from the coding sequence ATGACACAGCACGAGGTTCGGTATGACGCTCTCGAGGTCCACGTCGACCTCGAGGAAGCGACCGTGCTTGCTGGTCGCGCGCAGTTCCATCGCACCCGCGGCCGGCTCACTGCCACGACCTTCCAGTACGACCGGTCCTACCTCGCTCACCCGGCCGCGTACGAGATCGACCCGGCTCTGCGTCTGGTCTCCGGCACCCAGCACACGCCGGGGCTACCCGGGGGGTTCGCGGATTCCGCGCCGGACCGCTGGGGGCGCAACCTTATCAAGAAGCGGGAACGAGGCCTTGCACGCCAGGAGTCGCGTCGGGCCCGCGAGCTCGATGATGTGGACTTCCTGACTGGCGTCGGGGACATCACCCGCCAGGGCGCGCTCCGGTTCCGCGCTGACGCTGATCCAGCTGCTGTGTTCCTGGATCCAGACCACGCCGTGCCTCGACTGATCCATCTTCCCGAACTCCTCCATGCCGCCGACACTGCACAGCCAGAGATACCAGCGATGGCAGCTACGAAGCAGTGA
- a CDS encoding helix-turn-helix domain-containing protein, whose protein sequence is MVAELPAAILRSAREIGKDFAGWRKILGLTAAQVAERADITRDTLRKLEHGDPTVSFHVVLRVARALGLLETVTKALDPLDTDLGRARADLLNRQRVR, encoded by the coding sequence ATGGTGGCAGAACTGCCTGCGGCGATCCTCCGATCCGCCCGCGAGATCGGGAAGGACTTCGCCGGTTGGCGGAAAATCCTCGGGCTCACCGCCGCCCAGGTCGCAGAGCGTGCCGACATTACAAGAGACACTCTTCGCAAGCTCGAGCACGGTGATCCGACCGTGAGCTTCCATGTGGTCCTGCGTGTGGCCCGCGCGCTTGGGCTCCTCGAGACGGTCACTAAAGCGTTGGACCCGCTGGACACCGATCTCGGCCGCGCCCGCGCGGACCTGCTCAACCGGCAGCGTGTCCGATGA
- a CDS encoding type II toxin-antitoxin system VapB family antitoxin, with translation MAIKSIDVDQDQPKQAKQLTGTSSNRETVDLALRTLIAVRRQPSTIERIISRRFEPGQIDAPTMP, from the coding sequence ATGGCTATCAAATCAATCGACGTCGACCAAGACCAACCCAAGCAAGCCAAACAGCTGACCGGGACCTCCTCGAATCGCGAGACTGTTGATCTTGCGCTCCGCACCCTGATCGCCGTTCGCCGTCAACCCTCCACCATTGAGCGGATCATCTCTCGCCGCTTCGAGCCCGGCCAGATTGACGCTCCAACGATGCCGTAG
- a CDS encoding IclR family transcriptional regulator, translating to MAIPAQRRKPAYALNSVDNALRLLQMLRDRGELRGKEAAAELGLSPSTVHRLMSMLVFRGFAAQDESRSYRPGPSIGVGAVSARYTKHLIHCARPHLERLRDEIEESSYLIALFGTSIRFLMSAEADYPTHAGDRDGFVLPAHSSAGGRAILANKSPNDVVDVFLSGGGPQLSLPELERLQAELRGVRTRGYALSVEEAELGIASIAVPIRIENLQPAAAVSIAGPVSRLRKLSDPAMLARLGRTRALIEAEMRVRSDAGEFTPMAVEPSDTLSHEV from the coding sequence ATGGCCATCCCCGCGCAACGGCGCAAGCCGGCATACGCCCTCAACTCCGTCGACAACGCTCTTCGGCTGCTCCAGATGCTCCGCGATCGCGGGGAGTTGCGCGGCAAAGAGGCGGCCGCCGAGTTGGGGTTGTCGCCGTCGACCGTGCACCGGTTGATGTCGATGCTGGTGTTCCGGGGTTTCGCAGCACAGGACGAATCGCGCAGCTACCGGCCCGGACCTTCGATCGGCGTCGGCGCCGTGTCGGCCCGCTACACTAAGCACCTCATCCATTGCGCGCGCCCTCACCTTGAGCGGCTCCGCGACGAGATCGAGGAGAGCAGCTATCTGATTGCCCTCTTCGGCACCTCGATCCGGTTCTTGATGAGTGCCGAGGCGGACTACCCGACGCACGCCGGCGATCGCGACGGTTTCGTGCTGCCGGCGCACAGCTCGGCGGGCGGTCGCGCAATCCTGGCCAACAAGTCGCCCAACGATGTGGTCGACGTGTTCCTCAGCGGTGGCGGCCCGCAACTGAGCCTGCCGGAGCTGGAACGGCTGCAGGCAGAGCTGCGCGGCGTCCGGACCCGCGGCTATGCGTTAAGCGTCGAGGAGGCGGAGCTCGGAATCGCCAGTATCGCCGTGCCGATCCGTATCGAGAACCTGCAGCCGGCCGCGGCTGTCTCGATCGCCGGCCCTGTCTCCCGCCTGCGCAAGCTCAGTGATCCAGCCATGCTCGCACGGCTGGGCCGTACCCGTGCCCTGATCGAGGCCGAGATGCGGGTGCGATCGGATGCTGGAGAATTCACTCCGATGGCGGTGGAGCCGTCCGATACGCTCAGCCACGAGGTCTGA
- a CDS encoding aminomethyltransferase family protein, which yields MTEKLEDAIQRAGGPLPLLRNWSARAHTLPIVAEHTSWQEEQHAWKVACVLMDQSHHMTDLFLEGPDALKLLSGLGTNSFKNFGPGKAKQFIVADYYGRYIGDVILFALPDGGFDLVGREIVMDWVQYHVEIGNYDVTVTRDDNTAVREPGKPPVLYRYEVQGPNAGPLIRKVLGGELPDVKFFNMAGFSIGGHHVHALRHGMAGQPGYELFGPWVEGEDVRNAIVAAGDEFGLKHVGAKAYSTANLESGWIPPTLPGIFSGEKNKGFREWVTTATLGALGGSLNHDEIEEYYLTPYDLGYGHYVVFDHDFVGREALKKIQDGGPNAKVSLVWNSDDVTAVFGSLYQLGESAKIINIPKARYALYQKDAVLKDGKLVGQSLDCGYISNEKLMISLASIDKSLSEPGTEVTVLWGENPRSQKSGIEPHKQVEIRATVAPAPFERYARGEYRDQK from the coding sequence ATGACCGAAAAGCTCGAGGACGCCATCCAGCGTGCCGGGGGTCCGCTCCCGTTGCTGCGCAACTGGTCGGCGCGAGCTCACACCCTGCCGATCGTGGCTGAGCACACGAGTTGGCAGGAGGAGCAGCACGCGTGGAAGGTCGCCTGTGTCCTGATGGACCAGTCGCACCACATGACCGATCTCTTCCTGGAGGGTCCGGACGCGCTGAAGCTCCTGTCCGGCCTGGGTACGAACAGTTTCAAGAACTTCGGCCCGGGCAAGGCGAAGCAGTTCATCGTCGCGGACTACTACGGCCGCTACATCGGCGATGTCATCCTGTTCGCCCTACCCGACGGCGGCTTCGATCTCGTCGGTCGCGAGATCGTCATGGATTGGGTGCAGTATCACGTGGAGATCGGCAACTACGACGTCACGGTCACCCGCGATGACAACACCGCCGTGCGCGAGCCGGGCAAGCCCCCGGTGCTCTACCGCTACGAGGTCCAGGGCCCGAACGCCGGCCCGCTGATTAGAAAGGTCCTCGGCGGCGAACTGCCGGATGTGAAGTTCTTCAACATGGCCGGGTTCTCCATCGGCGGACACCATGTGCATGCGCTGCGGCACGGCATGGCCGGTCAGCCCGGCTACGAGCTCTTCGGACCGTGGGTCGAGGGCGAGGACGTCCGGAACGCGATCGTCGCCGCCGGAGACGAGTTCGGCCTCAAGCACGTCGGCGCCAAGGCGTACTCCACCGCCAACCTGGAGTCCGGCTGGATCCCCCCGACGCTCCCCGGCATCTTCTCGGGTGAGAAGAACAAGGGATTCCGCGAGTGGGTCACGACCGCGACGCTTGGTGCGCTCGGCGGCAGCCTGAACCACGACGAGATCGAGGAGTACTACCTCACCCCCTACGATCTCGGGTATGGCCACTACGTGGTCTTCGACCACGACTTCGTCGGCCGTGAGGCGCTCAAGAAGATCCAGGACGGCGGCCCGAACGCCAAGGTCTCGCTGGTCTGGAACTCGGACGACGTGACCGCGGTCTTCGGCTCGCTCTACCAGCTGGGCGAATCCGCCAAGATCATCAACATCCCCAAGGCGCGCTATGCGCTGTATCAGAAGGACGCGGTGCTCAAGGACGGCAAGCTCGTCGGACAGTCACTCGATTGCGGGTACATCTCGAACGAGAAGCTGATGATCTCGCTGGCCTCGATCGACAAGTCGCTGAGCGAGCCCGGCACCGAGGTGACCGTTCTGTGGGGCGAGAACCCGCGTTCGCAGAAGAGCGGAATCGAGCCGCACAAGCAGGTCGAAATCCGTGCCACCGTGGCACCAGCGCCGTTCGAGCGCTACGCTCGCGGCGAGTACCGCGACCAGAAGTAA
- a CDS encoding lyase family protein yields the protein MEGVGGRLSRGKSAAYRGVISRVEARAVPYLARYMVATDLVYLMAASDAGSPDTPQRRELLAVLVDLLPDGGELITTGLDLDLLTLREAWLIDRVGPDVAGHLHLGRNRTESLKQYLPRLFFRELLAQQRVALLRLITTLRRLGEEHRDVPMPVYHHLQHAMVSTLGEYLLSWATNLVPHVERLDQVDHRLDLAPSINNERPELKRLADGVWPRLGFTRVARLRHQQHATEDQFFEPMFALEATSVAIARLAEDLRLWMTSEFDLFALDDSDAAGSSGLPQKKNPFGFQAIIGGASVGAGRLAAQLTTSIAPSEGLESAFQAASLYEAATDAVSHTVFIEEVLDSGRFNLDELERKAYWGEALMSEACDMLVFEQNVPFRMAHHELGALVRARLEGGDVPDVVAALEGRLGRSLDLTTDDVVAVLDSHRIPDFNWQRASVTRALIELDEFLAGQSDSAVVSEAIAAIEAEARRRVAG from the coding sequence GTGGAGGGCGTCGGCGGCCGGTTGTCCCGCGGCAAGTCGGCCGCCTACCGCGGCGTCATCTCGCGGGTGGAGGCCCGCGCCGTCCCCTACCTGGCCCGCTATATGGTGGCGACCGACCTGGTCTACCTCATGGCCGCGAGCGACGCTGGCTCGCCGGACACCCCGCAGAGGCGCGAGCTTCTCGCGGTACTGGTGGATCTGCTGCCCGACGGTGGAGAGCTGATAACCACCGGCCTCGACCTCGATTTGCTCACCTTGCGCGAAGCGTGGCTGATCGATCGGGTCGGTCCGGATGTGGCCGGCCATTTGCACCTGGGCCGCAACCGCACCGAGAGCCTCAAGCAATATCTGCCACGACTGTTCTTCCGCGAACTCCTCGCGCAGCAGCGCGTCGCACTGCTGCGCCTGATCACGACGTTGCGCCGGCTCGGAGAGGAGCACCGAGACGTCCCGATGCCCGTGTACCACCACCTGCAGCACGCGATGGTGTCGACTCTTGGGGAGTACCTCCTCTCCTGGGCCACCAATCTGGTGCCGCATGTCGAGCGGCTCGACCAGGTCGACCATCGTCTCGACCTCGCTCCCTCGATCAACAACGAGAGACCCGAACTGAAGCGCTTGGCCGACGGGGTGTGGCCGCGACTCGGCTTCACGCGCGTTGCGCGCCTGCGTCACCAGCAGCACGCGACCGAGGATCAGTTCTTCGAGCCGATGTTCGCGCTCGAGGCAACGAGTGTGGCGATCGCACGACTGGCGGAAGACCTGCGGCTGTGGATGACGTCCGAGTTCGACCTCTTTGCCCTCGACGACAGTGATGCAGCAGGAAGCTCGGGCTTGCCCCAGAAGAAGAATCCGTTCGGCTTCCAGGCCATCATCGGAGGAGCGTCGGTAGGTGCTGGCCGACTCGCGGCGCAGCTGACGACGAGCATCGCCCCATCCGAAGGCCTGGAGTCGGCGTTCCAGGCGGCGAGCTTGTATGAAGCAGCGACGGACGCCGTGTCCCACACCGTCTTCATCGAAGAGGTCCTCGACTCGGGGCGATTCAACCTCGACGAGCTCGAGCGCAAGGCGTATTGGGGCGAAGCCTTGATGAGCGAGGCGTGCGACATGTTGGTCTTCGAACAGAATGTTCCGTTCCGGATGGCGCACCACGAGCTCGGCGCCCTGGTTCGCGCTCGGCTGGAGGGGGGAGATGTCCCGGACGTCGTCGCCGCGCTCGAAGGTCGGTTGGGAAGGAGCCTGGACCTCACCACCGATGATGTGGTGGCGGTACTCGATTCGCACCGCATTCCCGATTTCAATTGGCAGCGTGCCAGCGTAACTCGGGCGCTGATCGAACTCGACGAGTTTCTCGCCGGGCAGTCGGATTCCGCCGTCGTCTCCGAAGCGATCGCGGCGATCGAGGCCGAGGCCCGCCGACGAGTGGCCGGATGA
- a CDS encoding class I adenylate-forming enzyme family protein yields the protein MSAATRQLTMWSALEEALDNQVGATYTIDDHALTLVDVHRRAEVLAERLRTVGVGSGDRVLIAAGARAEWVALFFAVLRLGAIIVPLNTRERADGLRHVIGKSAPGFVVTVDPEDPLDGAVGWQVLELAGVQDDQGIRLNEGSLRIHRRAGDAGARTASTTGEQPAIVLFTSGSTGRPKGAVLRQSPALRAAATTYSSLELESQDVMFSPLPFHHAGGLFTALLVPLVAGASSVVQSRFEAKTAVAMMKHYVCTATIAHQPHWVEYMQTGLPRSIVKALTLAPPVTNAQVEKQLGVRLISPYGMTETHLSGTVARLSDDADIRLNTVGSPMPNVEMTVVDVETGEPVARGAVGEVLLGGDCIMNGYLDEPELTRDAIDPRGRYRTGDLGFVDERGCLRLVGRRKEIVRVGGENVSPAEVEDTLLRHPGIAQAVVVGRPDPRLGEVCVAVIQATDPALAADDVFAWCVERLARFKVPREVRFVTSWPMSGPGKIARAEVRDQVVGSVTS from the coding sequence ATGAGCGCCGCAACCCGTCAGCTGACAATGTGGTCCGCGCTTGAGGAAGCGCTGGACAACCAGGTCGGAGCGACCTACACAATCGACGATCATGCACTCACTCTCGTCGACGTGCACCGACGTGCAGAGGTGTTGGCCGAGCGGCTGCGAACTGTCGGGGTCGGCTCGGGAGATCGTGTACTGATCGCAGCGGGTGCGCGGGCCGAGTGGGTCGCACTGTTCTTCGCGGTGCTGCGACTCGGCGCGATTATCGTGCCGCTCAACACCCGCGAGCGCGCCGACGGTCTCCGGCACGTGATCGGGAAGTCCGCTCCTGGATTCGTCGTCACCGTGGATCCCGAGGACCCGCTCGACGGTGCCGTCGGATGGCAGGTCCTGGAGTTGGCCGGCGTTCAGGACGATCAAGGTATCCGCCTCAACGAGGGATCTCTGCGGATTCATCGACGCGCCGGCGACGCGGGGGCGAGGACGGCTTCGACGACAGGCGAGCAGCCTGCCATCGTCCTGTTCACCTCCGGCAGCACGGGGCGGCCGAAAGGCGCGGTGTTGCGTCAAAGCCCGGCGCTGCGCGCCGCCGCAACGACTTACAGCAGCTTGGAGTTGGAGTCGCAGGACGTGATGTTCAGTCCGCTGCCTTTCCATCATGCCGGCGGTCTGTTCACGGCGCTGCTCGTCCCTCTGGTTGCAGGGGCGTCGAGCGTGGTGCAGTCCCGTTTCGAAGCAAAGACGGCGGTCGCGATGATGAAGCACTATGTCTGCACGGCGACCATCGCGCACCAACCGCACTGGGTCGAGTACATGCAAACGGGTCTCCCCCGGAGCATCGTCAAGGCGCTGACGCTGGCTCCTCCGGTGACGAACGCGCAGGTCGAGAAGCAACTGGGTGTGCGATTGATCTCGCCTTACGGCATGACCGAAACGCATCTCTCGGGGACGGTCGCACGATTGAGTGATGACGCTGACATCCGCCTGAATACCGTCGGTTCGCCCATGCCGAATGTCGAGATGACGGTCGTTGATGTCGAAACCGGCGAGCCGGTCGCGCGAGGCGCCGTGGGCGAAGTGCTGCTGGGCGGTGATTGCATCATGAACGGCTACCTCGACGAGCCGGAGCTCACGCGCGACGCGATCGACCCGCGGGGCCGCTATCGAACCGGCGACCTCGGTTTCGTCGACGAGCGCGGCTGTCTGCGCCTGGTCGGCCGGCGCAAGGAGATCGTGCGCGTCGGAGGCGAGAACGTATCGCCGGCCGAGGTCGAGGACACGCTGCTGCGGCATCCAGGCATCGCCCAGGCCGTGGTCGTCGGCCGGCCCGATCCACGACTAGGCGAGGTCTGCGTTGCCGTCATCCAGGCGACTGATCCGGCGCTCGCCGCTGACGATGTCTTCGCCTGGTGCGTCGAGCGCCTCGCCCGCTTCAAGGTGCCCCGAGAGGTGCGCTTCGTGACGAGTTGGCCGATGAGCGGTCCGGGCAAGATCGCGCGCGCCGAGGTGCGCGACCAGGTGGTAGGGAGTGTGACTTCATGA
- a CDS encoding p-hydroxycinnamoyl CoA hydratase/lyase, which yields MTDPIFETIRIDREGLTSILTLNRPEKRNAMSPQLHIDMTEALEYLRYDDATRVLVITGTGESFCAGMDLKEFFLELRDDPNEYERITRLAVDWRGRTLRYFPKPTIAMVNGYCFGGAFAIVESCDIAVAASSATFGLSEINFNTFPGGAVSKALANLLRPRDALMLALTGRPFDGAHAAEIGLVTYTVPDEELRQNVLELAAELATKNSEALRATKEAYRFSLNMPWEEAMAYSEAREATVTIRTSDSWRDDGIGDFLKGEYKPGLNTRGRA from the coding sequence ATGACTGATCCGATCTTTGAGACGATCCGCATCGATCGTGAGGGACTGACCAGCATCCTGACCTTGAACCGACCCGAGAAGCGCAATGCGATGAGTCCGCAACTGCACATCGACATGACCGAGGCGCTCGAGTATCTGCGCTACGACGACGCGACTCGTGTGCTCGTCATCACCGGGACGGGTGAGTCGTTCTGCGCCGGGATGGACCTGAAGGAGTTCTTCCTCGAGCTCCGGGACGACCCCAACGAGTACGAGCGGATCACCCGGCTCGCCGTGGACTGGCGGGGTCGTACCCTGCGCTACTTTCCGAAGCCGACGATCGCAATGGTCAACGGGTATTGCTTCGGCGGCGCCTTCGCCATCGTCGAGTCCTGCGATATCGCGGTGGCGGCGTCGAGCGCGACCTTCGGCCTGTCGGAGATCAACTTCAATACGTTCCCCGGTGGTGCGGTGAGCAAGGCGCTCGCCAACCTGTTGCGACCGCGCGACGCCCTGATGCTGGCGCTCACCGGCCGTCCCTTCGATGGCGCCCACGCCGCGGAGATCGGCCTCGTCACCTATACGGTGCCCGATGAGGAGTTGCGTCAGAACGTGCTCGAGCTCGCCGCCGAGTTGGCAACGAAGAACTCGGAGGCGCTGCGCGCGACGAAGGAGGCCTACCGGTTCTCACTCAACATGCCGTGGGAGGAGGCGATGGCCTACTCGGAGGCGCGCGAGGCGACCGTGACGATCCGCACCAGCGATTCCTGGCGGGACGACGGCATCGGCGACTTCCTCAAGGGGGAGTACAAGCCGGGGTTGAACACGCGCGGTCGGGCATGA
- a CDS encoding aspartate/glutamate racemase family protein: protein MSYAGPGLEIGITSVPVTPYTHLTRAEVDSLGAVFIDAFRQAEAEGYDAVVPLGTLDLGVWGGKSAVGIPVVGPTEAMLHMAAMVGDAFGLITYGPQASLVRALLARYGMSDKVLGIRTSGYDLPDIAANETSMIDSFLTAGRELVELGADVILPMGISQCPVHISPEEVSRELGVPVVEGFGAPLRLAAAMADLRIVIGDHARQQPVFRSDKTGVSS, encoded by the coding sequence ATGTCGTACGCCGGGCCGGGATTGGAGATCGGGATCACATCGGTTCCGGTCACGCCGTACACCCACTTGACTCGGGCAGAGGTGGACAGCCTCGGCGCCGTCTTCATCGATGCGTTCCGTCAGGCGGAGGCCGAGGGATATGACGCGGTTGTGCCGCTCGGAACGCTTGACCTGGGGGTGTGGGGCGGCAAGTCGGCAGTGGGGATCCCCGTGGTCGGTCCGACCGAAGCCATGCTTCACATGGCCGCCATGGTCGGCGACGCGTTCGGTCTGATCACCTATGGTCCCCAGGCGTCCCTGGTCCGGGCGCTCCTCGCGCGCTATGGCATGTCGGACAAAGTGCTCGGCATCCGTACCAGCGGGTATGACCTGCCCGACATCGCGGCCAATGAGACCTCGATGATCGATTCATTTTTGACAGCCGGCCGTGAGCTCGTCGAGCTCGGAGCCGACGTCATCCTGCCGATGGGGATCAGCCAGTGCCCGGTGCACATCTCGCCGGAGGAGGTCTCTCGAGAACTCGGAGTGCCAGTCGTCGAAGGCTTCGGCGCGCCGCTCCGACTGGCCGCCGCGATGGCTGACCTCAGGATCGTGATCGGCGACCATGCCCGCCAGCAGCCTGTTTTCCGATCCGACAAAACGGGAGTTTCCTCATGA
- a CDS encoding ABC transporter ATP-binding protein, with product MRGISLTVETGQIVALLGPSGCGKTTTLRSIAGLETPTSGTITLDDDVIFSGDGIDVSPERRGIGLVFQSYALWPHMTVFENVAYGLRVARVSRAELRSRVQEALESVQLQALRDRYPSTLSGGQQQRVALARSLVMRPKLLLFDEPLSNLDMKLRESMRQELRQAMKQTGLTCVYVTHDQQEAMAIADRMIVLRDGAIAQEGMPAEIYARPGNTFVASFVGSANLLRGEVAVGGRSVRVLDAITLELDDPAPAGAGTVVIRPEWIRAARDADRRNRIRARVADVTFLGNITFYDLDAAGTSLRMQSTSFDHRPGDELDVEIPPELIRVVPIEEEVS from the coding sequence GTGCGCGGCATCAGCTTAACGGTGGAGACCGGGCAGATCGTCGCTCTCCTCGGGCCGAGCGGGTGCGGCAAGACCACGACCCTGCGAAGCATAGCCGGGCTCGAGACCCCGACCAGCGGCACGATCACCCTCGATGATGACGTCATCTTCTCGGGCGACGGTATCGACGTCAGTCCGGAGCGGCGGGGCATCGGCTTGGTCTTCCAGTCTTATGCGCTCTGGCCGCACATGACGGTATTCGAGAACGTCGCCTACGGCCTCCGCGTGGCGCGCGTCTCCCGTGCCGAATTGCGGTCCCGCGTGCAGGAGGCTCTGGAGAGCGTGCAGTTGCAGGCTCTCCGAGATCGCTACCCTTCCACGCTGAGTGGTGGTCAGCAGCAGCGCGTCGCCTTGGCTCGGAGTCTTGTCATGCGGCCCAAGCTCTTGCTCTTCGACGAACCGCTGAGCAACCTCGACATGAAGCTGCGTGAGTCGATGCGACAGGAGCTTCGGCAGGCGATGAAACAGACCGGGCTCACCTGTGTCTATGTCACCCACGATCAGCAAGAGGCGATGGCGATCGCTGACCGGATGATCGTGCTCCGTGACGGGGCGATCGCGCAGGAGGGAATGCCTGCTGAGATCTACGCCCGCCCGGGGAACACCTTCGTGGCGTCGTTCGTCGGCTCCGCCAATCTCCTGCGCGGCGAAGTGGCGGTCGGTGGGCGCAGCGTCCGAGTGTTGGATGCGATCACTCTCGAGCTCGACGATCCTGCGCCGGCCGGCGCCGGCACCGTGGTGATCCGTCCGGAGTGGATCCGCGCGGCGCGCGACGCCGATCGTAGGAATCGCATCAGGGCGCGCGTCGCCGATGTGACATTCCTCGGCAACATCACCTTCTACGACCTCGATGCGGCCGGCACCTCGCTGCGCATGCAGTCGACGTCGTTCGACCACCGTCCCGGCGACGAGCTGGACGTGGAGATACCACCGGAGCTCATCCGGGTCGTTCCGATTGAAGAGGAGGTCAGCTGA
- a CDS encoding ABC transporter permease: MSAPISPLGPMAGVIPGARSSRGRSRATDADWLNRVLVVIVGAIVLIPTGTLVVGAFSSQPPRAPGQSFTLMNVGRAFTTPEYLAALGNSVLIGALTGVFSVVIGTAIAFAVGRMRLRFSRFWENIVILPVYVAPLTMALSAEALFAPRVGFINVLLPNTSFFDIFGLPGIVWVLTVTFSGIVFLYMIGPVRNLNAELEEAGAVLGGSRWNILRRVSIPLLAPSILSTFIVVFLLGAEDFSVPGLLGQGAGFHTLPTEIYYLVTYQPSSPNLAAALGLTLLLIAVIGIAIYRRLSRNALRYVTIAGKYRASRTFEPRRFRWLPEVLIALWLVVAILLPVGGLVFGSFLKFVTPHITASSFTLANYQRIFSGTGPQPLLNTLILALLAATIVAFLGALISYGLRYGRTRSRGVLDYLSILTLGIPGAALAVGILWAYVGLPAGIWGSIWVLLIAYVTRAIVHGVRATTNSLRQTSPQLDEAARLLGAGLARRMRTIQFPLMSAGMRSAWVLVFIYAVNEVTASVLLATQNSETVAVKIFNAVQMSGPIQAFAYAVIQGLIVGLALLLFNRILGAGDRRRGRLG; encoded by the coding sequence ATGTCTGCCCCCATTTCCCCCCTGGGACCCATGGCCGGTGTGATCCCCGGTGCTCGCTCGTCGCGGGGTCGGTCGCGTGCGACCGATGCCGACTGGTTGAACCGCGTACTGGTGGTGATCGTCGGCGCAATCGTTCTGATCCCCACCGGGACCCTCGTGGTCGGCGCCTTTTCCAGCCAACCGCCGCGGGCACCGGGCCAGTCGTTCACGTTGATGAACGTCGGGCGCGCGTTCACGACGCCCGAATATCTGGCGGCCCTGGGCAACAGCGTCCTGATCGGAGCGCTGACCGGCGTCTTCAGCGTGGTCATCGGCACCGCCATCGCATTCGCCGTCGGCCGCATGCGATTGCGCTTCTCGCGATTCTGGGAGAACATCGTCATCCTTCCGGTTTACGTGGCGCCGCTCACGATGGCGCTGAGCGCGGAAGCGCTATTCGCGCCCCGAGTCGGCTTTATCAACGTTCTCCTGCCGAACACCTCCTTCTTCGACATCTTCGGTCTTCCCGGAATCGTGTGGGTTCTCACGGTCACCTTTTCGGGCATCGTCTTCCTTTACATGATCGGGCCGGTGCGCAATCTCAACGCGGAACTCGAAGAAGCCGGCGCCGTCCTGGGAGGCAGTCGCTGGAACATACTGCGACGCGTGTCGATCCCTCTGCTGGCGCCCTCGATCCTGTCGACGTTCATCGTGGTCTTCCTCCTGGGTGCGGAGGACTTCTCGGTGCCCGGGCTGCTAGGACAGGGTGCGGGTTTTCATACGCTGCCGACCGAGATCTACTACCTCGTGACTTACCAGCCGTCCAGCCCGAACCTCGCGGCGGCGCTCGGTCTGACCCTCTTGCTCATCGCGGTCATTGGCATTGCCATCTATCGCAGGCTCTCGAGAAATGCGCTCCGTTACGTGACCATCGCAGGTAAGTACCGTGCCTCGCGCACCTTCGAGCCTCGTCGGTTCCGATGGTTGCCCGAGGTGCTCATCGCGCTCTGGCTCGTCGTTGCGATCCTGCTGCCCGTCGGGGGACTGGTCTTCGGGTCGTTCCTGAAGTTTGTCACCCCGCACATCACCGCATCGTCGTTCACGCTGGCCAACTACCAGCGGATCTTCAGTGGGACCGGTCCCCAGCCACTCCTCAACACGTTGATCCTCGCCCTGCTCGCGGCGACCATCGTCGCCTTCCTCGGTGCACTGATCAGCTACGGTCTGCGTTACGGGCGGACGCGTTCACGCGGGGTTCTCGACTACCTGTCGATCCTCACCCTCGGCATTCCCGGGGCCGCGCTGGCGGTGGGAATCCTCTGGGCTTATGTCGGACTTCCCGCGGGGATATGGGGCTCCATCTGGGTGCTCTTGATCGCTTACGTCACCCGCGCAATCGTCCATGGGGTACGGGCGACAACCAACTCCCTCCGGCAGACTTCACCGCAACTCGACGAGGCAGCTCGCCTTCTGGGTGCTGGCCTTGCTAGGCGCATGCGCACCATTCAGTTCCCCCTAATGAGCGCGGGGATGCGTTCGGCGTGGGTCTTGGTATTCATCTACGCCGTCAACGAGGTGACCGCCTCGGTGCTCCTGGCCACCCAGAACTCCGAAACGGTAGCCGTGAAGATCTTCAACGCCGTGCAGATGAGCGGGCCGATCCAGGCATTCGCGTACGCAGTCATTCAAGGGCTCATTGTGGGGCTCGCGCTGCTGCTCTTCAACCGCATATTGGGTGCAGGGGACAGACGGAGGGGACGGCTCGGATGA